TGAGCTGCATCGCGAGCGGATCCTCCGGCACGTCAGTCCGATCATCACCGGCCGGTTCATCGGCTACCAGGCGTCGTACACCCGGGAGGTGAGCGTCGGGCGGCTGTTGGCGATCTTCGTGTTCCTCGCGGCCGGGATCGCCCAGCTGGTCGCCTCGCTGCTCCGGATGAGACCGGCCCGGCGCAGCCTCAAGGACCTGCGCAAGGGCCCGGAGTTCCTGGTCACCCCGGTCCGGCTGCGCGACGATCTCGGCCAGACCTACGAGATCGAGATGCACGGGCAGCTGCCGCAGTCCGCGCTGCACCGCGGCGACCTGGTGCAGGTGCGCACCGAGCCGCAGCGCGACCGGACCCTGCCGGTCAAGTTGCTGCAGGTGGTGAACCTGACGACGATGCAGCCGCTCACCCCGCGTATCCCGACCCGCTGGTCGCACCTGGGCCCGGCGATGCTGCTGCAGGCCGCCGCCGGACTGGTCGTCGCCGGCGTGGTCCTGGCCGCGCTCTTCCGCTGAGCCCGCGTAAAGATCGCGAGGACCGGGTAACGATGCGTCCATGTTCGACGCACCGTTCGCCATCACCCGCCAATGCTGCCCCGCCGAGTCGAGAACAGGCATAGACAGCGGTAATCATGGTTCCGGGGGGACCGCTGCGACGATGCCCGTTTCCCCTCCGCGCTGACAGCTCGGAAGGTGGTGCCTGGTGGGCGAGAAAGTCGAACAGACCCAGTTTTCCCGAGAGGACCGGTCCCGGTACCGGCAGAAGATCCGCCGCAGCCTGGACGTGTTCGCCACGATGCTGCGGGAGTCCCGCTTCGAGTTCGAGCGGCCGATGACCGGCATGGAGATCGAGCTCAACCTGATCGACGACAACGCCGATCCGGTGATGCGCAACGCCGAGGTGCTCGGCGCGATCGCCGACCCGGACTTCCAGACCGAACTCGGCCAGTTCAACATCGAGATCAACCTGCCACCCCGGCGGCTGGCCGGTGACGACTACGCCGACCTGGAGAAGGGCCTGCGGGCCAGCCTGAACCACGCCGAGCACAAGGCCCGGACCGTCGGCGTGCACATGGTCACCGTCGGCATCCTGCCCACCCTGCGCCGCGAGCACCTGACCGGCGCGGCGCTCACCGTGAACCCCCGCTACAGCCTGCTCAACGAGCAGATCTTCGCGGCCCGCGGCGAGGACCTGGACATCCGCATCGACGGCGTGGACCGGCTGGCGGTCACCACCGACAGCATCGCGCCGGAGGCGGCGTGCACCAGCACCCAGTTCCACCTGCAGGTCAGTCCGGCGCAGTTCGCGGCGTACTGGAACGCCTCCCAGGTGATCTCCGGGATCCAGGTGGCGCTGGGCGCGAACTCGCCGCTGCTGTTCGGCCGGGAACTGTGGCGGGAGACCCGGATCCCGCTGTTCGAGCAGGCCACCGACACCCGGTCGGAGGAGATCAGGGCCCAGGGCGTACGCCCCCGGGTGTGGTTCGGCGAGCGCTGGATCACCAGCGTCTTCGACCTGTTCGAGGAGAACGTCCGCTACTTCCCGGCGTTGCTGCCGATCTGCGACGAGGACGATCCGGCGGACCTGCTGGAGCGCGGCGAGATCCCGGCGCTCAGCGAGCTGCGCCTGCACAACGGGACGGTCTACCGCTGGAACCGCCCGATCTACGCGGTCGTCAACGGCCGCCCGCACCTGCGCGTGGAGAACCGGGTGATGCCGGCCGGCCCGACGGTCGCCGACACCATCGCCAACGGGGCGTTCTACTACGGCCTGGCCCGCAGCGTCGCCGAGGCCGACCGTCCGATCTGGACCCAGCTGAGCTTCCGCGCCGCCGAGGAGAACTTCCACACCTGCGCCCGGCACGGCATCGACGCCAGCGTCTTCTGGCCGGGCGTCGGCACCGTCCCGGTGACCGAGCTGGTCCTGCGCCGCCTGCTGCCGCAGGCCGCCGACGGCCTCGACAGGTGGGGCGTGTCGCCGGCCCAGCGCGACAGGCTGCTCGGCATCGTCGAGCAGCGCTGCCTGCGCCAGCAGAACGGCGCGTCCTGGCAGGTGGACACCCTGCACGAGCTGGAGAAGAAGGGGATGGACAGGCAGCGCGCACTGCACGAGATGATGCGCCGCTATCTGCCGCTGATGCACGAGAACGTCCCGGTGCACGAGTGGGAGGTTTCCTAGATCAGAATCCGGATTCGATACGCCCGCGCCACCTCCCCGTGGCTACCCGCGATCATGTCCGGGCTGGCGACCGTCCGGCGACCGCCGGGCGGTCGCCGCTGGTCCCGGTCACCCCCAACCCGGCCCCGGGGCCATGGCCGTCCCGCATCCTCCCGTCCGGGCAGGTCCCCCGCGGCTCAGCCCGGCTCCGCCCGCGGGCCGCCGCGCGCGATCGCCACCGTCACGCCGCCGCGCACCCGCTTGGGCAGCACCAGTTCCGCCGCCGTCCCCGCCGCGAGCAGTGCCGCCGCCTCCGCCACACTCGGCGTGCCGACCACCGCCGCCACCACCCGGCTCGGCCCCGGCACCGCCTGCCCGGCCAGCTCGCCCGCGCCGAACGCGACCAGCCGCCACCCCAGCACCCTGCTCAACTCCCGGACCCCCGGCTCGGCGGCCCGCCGGTCCAGGGTCGCCAGCACCGTCCCGTCCAGCACCTCCAGCCCCGCCTCGGCCAGCGCCGCCGCCACCGCCGTCGCCAGCTCGGCCACCCCGGTCCCGGCCCGAGCCCCGATCCCGACCGCGATCACGCCGCACCCATCCCGGCCGCGATCACGCCGCACCGGCCCCGGCCGCGATCACGCCGCCGCCGCGCGCACCAGCCGCTCCGCCATCCCCCGCTGCCCCGCCCAGTGCAGGTGCAGGTAGGACGCGTGCACCCCGGACGACGCGAAACCCTCCGGATCCGCGCCCCGCCAGGCCCACGCCGCACCCCCGGCCGGCGACAGCAGCAGCCCGGATCGCGGATGCACCGTCGTCCGGTGGAACTCGTGCCCGGTGACCCGGGTACCCGCCGCCGCCAGCGGGCTGTCGGTCAGCGCGACAGCGTCCCGATACCCCAGCGTCAGCGACGGCGTCATCGCCGCCTCCGCGTCCAGGACCCCGCACATCGGGGCGCCGTCCAGGGTCCGGCACAGCCAGAGCAGGCCGGCACACTCGGCGGCGATCGGATGACCGGCCGCGGCCAGCTCCCGGACCGCCTTGCGCAGCGGCTCGTTGGCGGACAGCTCGGCGGCGTACACCTCGGGGAAGCCGCCACCGACCACCAGGGCGCGGGCCCCGTCCGGCAGGGCGGTGTCGCGCAGCGGGTCCACCACCGCCACCTCGGCGCCGGCTCCGGTCAGCAGCTCGGCGGTTTCCGCGTACGCGAAGGAGAAAGCCGGACCACCGGCGAGCGCGACGATCGGGCGGCCGGTGACCGGGGTCTCCGCCTGCGGGGTCCACGGCGTCGCCGCCAGCGGCGGCGCCGATCGGGCCACCGCCGCCACCGCGTCCAGGTCGACAGCGTCAGCGACCAGCGTGGCGAGCGCGTCCACCGAGGCCAGCGCCTCGGCCCGGCGTTCCGCGGCGGGCACCAGCCCGAGATGCCGGGACGGCGCCGCCACCGCGCCGGCCCGCCGCAGCGCGCCCAGCACCGGCGTGCCGACCTCCTCGCAGGCGTCCCGCAGGATCTGCTCGTGCCGGTCGGAACCCACCCGGTTCAGGATCACCCCGGCCAGCCGGACCGTCCCGAAGCTGCGGAACCCGTGCACCACGGCGGCGATCGACCGCCCCTGCGCCGCGGCGTCGACCACCAGGATCACCGGGGCCTGGAGCAGCTCGGCGACCTGCGCGGTGGAGCCGGTCTCGCCGGCACCGGTCCGCCCGTCGTAGAGGCCCATCACCCCCTCGACGATCGCCAGCTCGGCGCCCCGCGAGCCATGCGCGAAGAGCGGGCCGATCAGGTGCTCGCCGACCAGCACCGGATCCAGGTTGCGCCCCGGCCGGCCGGCCGCCAGCGCGTGGTATCCCGGGTCGATGTAGTCCGGACCGACCTTGAACGGCGCCACCGGCACCCCGCGCCCGGCGAACGCGGCCAGCAGCCCGGTGGCCACCGTGGTCTTGCCGTGCCCGGAGGCCGGCGCGGCGATCACCACCCGCGGGATCGTCACCATTCGATGCCCTGCTGGCCCTTGCGGCCGGCGTCCATCGGATGCTTCACCTTGGTCATCTCGGTGACCAGGTCGGCCGCCGCGATCAGGTCCGGGTGCGCATCCCGTCCGGTGATCACCACGTGCTGGGTGCCCGGCCGCTCCGCGAGCGTCTCGATCACGTCCGCGACGTCGACCCAGCCCCACTTCATCGGGTAGGTGAACTCGTCCAGCACATAGAACTTGTAGGTCTCGGCCGCCAGGTCCCGCTTGATCTGCGCCCACCCCTCGGCGGCCTCCGCGGCGTGATCACGCTCGGTCCCGGCCCGCTGGATCCAGGACCAGCCCTCCCCCATCTTGTGCCAGGTCACCGGCGTCCCATTGACCCCGTCGAGGGCCTTCAGCGCGGTCTCCTCGCCGACCTTCCACTTCTGCGACTTGACGAACTGGAACACCCCGATCGGCCACCCGGCGCTCCACGCCCGCAGCGCCATCCCGAACGCCGCCGTGGACTTGCCCTTGCCCGGCCCGGTGTGCACGGCGAACACCGCCTGCCGCCGCCGCTGCCGCGTCGTCAGCCCGTCGTCGGGCACGGTGGTCACTTTTCCTTGCGGCATGTCGTCGCTCTCCCTCGCGGCATGATTGTCGCTCCTGCTGCGCCCATCTTCGCGATGCGCGCCCTGTCTCGGGCCGGGGTCACCGGCGCCCGCGTCCCCGCGGCGGCGGGCCGGGTGGCGGTGGGCTCCCGGTCCGCTCTTGCGCGGACCGCCATTTCTCGGTACGCCGGACCGTCCGCCACCTGCGGTCCGCTTCCCCGCGGACCGCCAGCTCCCGGTACGCCGGACCGTCCGCCACCTGCGGTCCGCGCCCCGCCGGCCGCCGCCCGCCGGTACAGCGGGCCGCCCACCAGCCGCGCCCGGCTCCCCGGTACACCAGACCGCCCGCCGTCGTCGGGTTTCCACATCGGCGCTTCGTCCACAGGCTGCCTGTCGCCGCCCCCGGCCCTCCGCCACACTGCTCTGCGGGGGCTCCCCCGGAGAGGGCGGGCCGTGGGAGCGAGCGGTCCGGGAGAGCGAGTCCACCAGCCACCGCGCCACGATCGACCAGCACCCTGCGCCGACCACGCCGGAAACGGCGAACCCCGATCGGCAACCCGCCCTTCCGCCCCTCAGGCCACCCGGCGATAGGCGCGATCCGCCGGCACCGCACCGCCCCCCGGACGACCTCGCCCGGCAGCCGCCTCCAACCGCTCCAGCGGCATCACGTCGGCCTGCAGCGCGGCCGCCAGCCGGCGGGCCAGGCCCAGCCGGATCGGGCCGGACTCGCAGTCGACGACCACGGTGGCCACCCCGGCGAGGGCCGGTGCCAGCAGCAGCGGGTCCGGGCCGCTGGTGGCCCGGCCGTCGGTGACCACGATCAGCAGCGGCCGGCGGCGCGGGTCGCGGCGGCGTTCGGTGGCGATGGTGCGGGCGGCGGCGCGCAGGCCGGCGGCGAGCGGGGTACGGCCACCGGTGCGCAGGGCCGCGAGCCGCATGACGCCGACCTCGTGGCTGGAGGTCGGCGGCAGCACCACGTCGGCGTCGGCGCCCCGGAACGTGATCATCCCGATCCGGTCGCGTCGCTGGTAGGCGTCCCGGAGCAGGGACAGCACGGCGGTCTTGACCAGGGTCATCCGCTTGCGGGCGGCCATCGAGCCGGAGGCGTCCACGACGAAGAGCACCAGGTTCGCCTCCCGGCCGACGTGGATCGCCTCGCGCAGGTCCCGTGGCTCGACGCCGAGCAGGCCACCGGCGCCGCCGGTGGCACGGCCGCGGCCGGTGGCGAGGGCACCGCGGTGCAGCGCGGCCCGGAGTGTGGCGGGCAGGTGCGGCGCGCCGGCCAGTTTGCCGACCGGCTTGCGGGAGCCGATGACCCGGCCCCGGCGGGCGTAGGCAGGGGACCGCTTGCCGGTGTGGCCACCGTCGCCCCGGGCGGCGATGCGCAGCGTGCGGGGCCGGAACGCGGCACCGGCCTGGGCGGGTGCCGCCGCCTGGCCGTCACCTGGCGCCGCGCCGGGACCCGAGTCCGGCGGGGTGCCGGCAGGCATCGGGGTGTCGGCGGCGGCCGGGGCGCCGCCCTGCGGACCGCCGGGCGGGCTGCCACCGCCGGGACCGCCGCCCGGGCCGCGGTCGTCCGGACCGCCGGGGTCACCGTCCGGACCGCCGTCCGGGTCGTCGTCCG
This window of the Actinoplanes oblitus genome carries:
- a CDS encoding glutamate--cysteine ligase family protein encodes the protein MGEKVEQTQFSREDRSRYRQKIRRSLDVFATMLRESRFEFERPMTGMEIELNLIDDNADPVMRNAEVLGAIADPDFQTELGQFNIEINLPPRRLAGDDYADLEKGLRASLNHAEHKARTVGVHMVTVGILPTLRREHLTGAALTVNPRYSLLNEQIFAARGEDLDIRIDGVDRLAVTTDSIAPEAACTSTQFHLQVSPAQFAAYWNASQVISGIQVALGANSPLLFGRELWRETRIPLFEQATDTRSEEIRAQGVRPRVWFGERWITSVFDLFEENVRYFPALLPICDEDDPADLLERGEIPALSELRLHNGTVYRWNRPIYAVVNGRPHLRVENRVMPAGPTVADTIANGAFYYGLARSVAEADRPIWTQLSFRAAEENFHTCARHGIDASVFWPGVGTVPVTELVLRRLLPQAADGLDRWGVSPAQRDRLLGIVEQRCLRQQNGASWQVDTLHELEKKGMDRQRALHEMMRRYLPLMHENVPVHEWEVS
- a CDS encoding cobalamin biosynthesis protein; this translates as MIAVGIGARAGTGVAELATAVAAALAEAGLEVLDGTVLATLDRRAAEPGVRELSRVLGWRLVAFGAGELAGQAVPGPSRVVAAVVGTPSVAEAAALLAAGTAAELVLPKRVRGGVTVAIARGGPRAEPG
- a CDS encoding cobyrinate a,c-diamide synthase, which translates into the protein MVTIPRVVIAAPASGHGKTTVATGLLAAFAGRGVPVAPFKVGPDYIDPGYHALAAGRPGRNLDPVLVGEHLIGPLFAHGSRGAELAIVEGVMGLYDGRTGAGETGSTAQVAELLQAPVILVVDAAAQGRSIAAVVHGFRSFGTVRLAGVILNRVGSDRHEQILRDACEEVGTPVLGALRRAGAVAAPSRHLGLVPAAERRAEALASVDALATLVADAVDLDAVAAVARSAPPLAATPWTPQAETPVTGRPIVALAGGPAFSFAYAETAELLTGAGAEVAVVDPLRDTALPDGARALVVGGGFPEVYAAELSANEPLRKAVRELAAAGHPIAAECAGLLWLCRTLDGAPMCGVLDAEAAMTPSLTLGYRDAVALTDSPLAAAGTRVTGHEFHRTTVHPRSGLLLSPAGGAAWAWRGADPEGFASSGVHASYLHLHWAGQRGMAERLVRAAAA
- the cobO gene encoding cob(I)yrinic acid a,c-diamide adenosyltransferase: MPQGKVTTVPDDGLTTRQRRRQAVFAVHTGPGKGKSTAAFGMALRAWSAGWPIGVFQFVKSQKWKVGEETALKALDGVNGTPVTWHKMGEGWSWIQRAGTERDHAAEAAEGWAQIKRDLAAETYKFYVLDEFTYPMKWGWVDVADVIETLAERPGTQHVVITGRDAHPDLIAAADLVTEMTKVKHPMDAGRKGQQGIEW